A stretch of the Athene noctua chromosome 35, bAthNoc1.hap1.1, whole genome shotgun sequence genome encodes the following:
- the ACTN4 gene encoding alpha-actinin-4 isoform X9: protein MVDYHSTGQPYPYGGNGPGPNGDYMAQEDDWDRDLLLDPAWEKQQRKTFTAWCNSHLRKAGTQIENIDEDFRDGLKLMLLLEVISGERLPKPERGKMRVHKINNVNKALDFIASKGVKLVSIGAEEIVDGNAKMTLGMIWTIILRFAIQDISVEETSAKEGLLLWCQRKTAPYKNVNVQNFHISWKDGLAFNALIHRHRPELIEYDKLRKDDPVTNLNNAFEVAEKYLDIPKMLDAEDIVNTARPDEKAIMTYVSSFYHAFSGAQKAETAANRICKVLAVNQENEHLMEDYEKLASDLLEWIKRTIPWLEDRSPQKTIQEMQQKLEDFRDYRRVHKPPKVQEKCQLEINFNTLQTKLRLSNRPAFMPSEGKMVSDINNGWQHLEQAEKGYEEWLLNEIRRLERLDHLAEKFRQKASIHEAWTEGKETMLKQKDYETATLSDIKALIRKHEAFESDLAAHQDRVEQIAAIAQELNELDYYDSPSVNARCQKICDQWDVLGSLTHSRREALEKTEKQLETIDELHLEYAKRAAPFNNWMESAMEDLQDMFIVHTIEEIEVQQLVPKRDHALLEEQSKQQSNERLRRQFATQANIVGPWIQTKMEEIGRISIEMHGTLEDQLNHLKQYEQSIVDYKPNLDLLEQQHQLIQEALIFDNKHTNYTMEHIRVGWEQLLTTIARTINEVENQILTRDAKGISQEQMQEFRASFNHFDKDHGGALGPEEFKACLISLGYDVENDRQGDAEFNRIMSVVDPNSSGTVTFQAFIDFMSHETTDTDTADQVIASFKVLAGDKNYITAEELRRELPPDQAEYCIARMASYQGSDTVPGALDYKSFSTALYGESDL, encoded by the exons ACCTTCACGGCCTGGTGTAACTCCCACCTGCGGAAGGCCGGCACGCAGATCGAGAACATCGACGAGGATTTCCGCGACGGCCTCAAGctgatgctgctgctggaggtgatTTCAG gcGAACGACTGCCCAAACCGGAGCGGGGTAAAATGCGAGTGCACAAAATCAACAACGTCAACAAAGCCCTCGACTTTATCGCCAGCAAAGGCGTCAAGTTGGTCTCGATCGGAGCCGAAG AAATCGTCGATGGCAACGCCAAGATGACGCTGGGCATGATCTGGACCATCATCCTGCGATTCGCCATCCAGGACATCTCGGTGGAAG AGACTTCGGCCAAGGAGGGTTTGTTGCTTTGGTGCCAGAGGAAAACGGCTCCCTACAAAAACGTCAACGTGCAGAACTTCCACATCAG CTGGAAGGACGGTCTCGCGTTCAACGCCTTGATCCACAGGCACAGGCCGGAGCTTATCGAATACGACAAActcagaaag GATGACCCCGTGACGAATCTCAACAACGCCTTCGAAGTGGCCGAAAAATACCTGGACATCCCCAAAATGCTGGACGCGGAGG ACATTGTCAACACAGCTCGCCCCGACGAGAAGGCCATCATGACCTATGTGTCGAGCTTCTACCATGCCTTTTCGGGGGCTCAGAAG GCCGAGACGGCGGCAAATCGCATCTGCAAAGTGTTGGCCGTCAACCAGGAGAACGAGCACCTGATGGAAGACTACGAGAAACTCGCCTCCGAC CTTCTGGAGTGGATCAAACGCACCATCCCTTGGCTGGAGGATCGCAGCCCCCAAAAAACCATCCAGGAGATGCAGCAGAAATTGGAAGATTTCCGCGACTACCGCCGCGTCCACAAACCCCCCAAAGTGCAGGAAAAATGCCAGTTGGAGATCAACTTCAACACCCTCCAGACGAAACTCCGGCTGAGCAACAGACCCGCCTTCATGCCCTCCGAAGGGAAAATGGTCTCG gacaTCAATAACGGGTGGCAGCACTTGGAGCAAGCGGAGAAGGGCTACGAGGAGTGGCTACTGAACGAGATCAGGCGGCTCGAGCGGCTCGACCACCTGGCAGAAAAATTCCGGCAGAAGGCTTCCATCCACGAGGCCTGGACTGAAg ggaagGAGACGATGCTGAAGCAGAAGGACTACGAAACCGCCACCCTCTCAGACATCAAAGCCCTCATCCGGAAACACGAAGCCTTCGAGAGCGACCTGGCGGCGCACCAAGACCGCGTGGAGCAGATCGCCGCCATCGCCCAGGAGCTCAA CGAGCTGGATTACTACGACTCGCCCAGCGTCAACGCTCGGTGCCAGAAAATCTGCGACCAGTGGGATGTTCTGGGCTCTTTGACCCACAGCCGGAGGGAGGCTTTGGAG AAAACGGAGAAGCAGCTGGAAACGATCGACGAGCTGCACTTGGAGTACGCCAAGAGGGCGGCCCCCTTCAATAATTGGATGGAGAGCGCCATGGAGGATCTCCAGGACATGTTCATCGTCCACACCATCGAGGAGATCGAG GTGCAGCAGCTGGTCCCCAAGAGGGACCACgcgctgctggaggagcagagcaAGCAGCAATCCAACGAACGCTTGCGGCGGCAGTTCGCCACCCAGGCCAACATCGTGGGGCCCTGGATCCAGACCAAGATGGAG GAGATCGGCCGTATCTCCATCGAGATGCACGGCACGCTGGAGGACCAGCTCAACCACCTCAAGCAATACGAGCAGAGCATCGTCGACTACAAACCCAACCTcgacctgctggagcagcagcaccagctcatCCAGGAAGCGCTCATCTTCGACAACAAACACACCAACTACACCATGGAG cacatcCGCGTGGGCTGGGAGCAGCTTCTCACCACCATCGCTCGCACCATCAACGAGGTGGAGAACCAGATCCTCACCCGCGACGCCAAAGGCATCAGCCAGGAGCAGATGCAGGAGTTCAGAGCCTCCTTCAACCACTTCGACAAG GACCACGGCGGCGCGCTGGGCCCGGAGGAGTTCAAGGCCTGTCTCATCAGCCTGGGCTACGACGTGGAGAACGACCGGCAG GGCGACGCCGAGTTCAACCGCATCATGAGCGTGGTGGATCCCAACAGCAGCGGCACCGTCACCTTCCAGGCCTTCATCGACTTCATGTCCCACGAGACCACGGACACCGACACGGCCGACCAGGTCATCGCCTCCTTCAAAGTTTTAGCCGGCGACAAG AACTACATCACAGCGGAGGagctgcggcgggagctgccccCGGACCAGGCCGAGTACTGCATCGCCCGCATGGCCTCGTACCAGGGCTCCGACACCGTCCCCGGTGCCCTCGACTACAAATCCTTCTCCACCGCCCTCTACGGCGAGAGCGACCTCTGA
- the ACTN4 gene encoding alpha-actinin-4 isoform X3: MVDYHSTGQPYPYGGNGPGPNGDYMAQEDDWDRDLLLDPAWEKQQRKTFTAWCNSHLRKAGTQIENIDEDFRDGLKLMLLLEVISGERLPKPERGKMRVHKINNVNKALDFIASKGVKLVSIGAEEIVDGNAKMTLGMIWTIILRFAIQDISVEETSAKEGLLLWCQRKTAPYKNVNVQNFHISWKDGLAFNALIHRHRPELIEYDKLRKDDPVTNLNNAFEVAEKYLDIPKMLDAEDIVNTARPDEKAIMTYVSSFYHAFSGAQKAETAANRICKVLAVNQENEHLMEDYEKLASDLLEWIKRTIPWLEDRSPQKTIQEMQQKLEDFRDYRRVHKPPKVQEKCQLEINFNTLQTKLRLSNRPAFMPSEGKMVSDINNGWQHLEQAEKGYEEWLLNEIRRLERLDHLAEKFRQKASIHEAWTEGKETMLKQKDYETATLSDIKALIRKHEAFESDLAAHQDRVEQIAAIAQELNELDYYDSPSVNARCQKICDQWDVLGSLTHSRREALEKTEKQLETIDELHLEYAKRAAPFNNWMESAMEDLQDMFIVHTIEEIEGLIAAHDQFKSTLPDADKEREAILGIQREAQRIADFNSIKLSGNNPYTSVTPQIINSKWERVQQLVPKRDHALLEEQSKQQSNERLRRQFATQANIVGPWIQTKMEEIGRISIEMHGTLEDQLNHLKQYEQSIVDYKPNLDLLEQQHQLIQEALIFDNKHTNYTMEHIRVGWEQLLTTIARTINEVENQILTRDAKGISQEQMQEFRASFNHFDKDHGGALGPEEFKACLISLGYDVENDRQGDAEFNRIMSVVDPNSSGTVTFQAFIDFMSHETTDTDTADQVIASFKVLAGDKNYITAEELRRELPPDQAEYCIARMASYQGSDTVPGALDYKSFSTALYGESDL; this comes from the exons ACCTTCACGGCCTGGTGTAACTCCCACCTGCGGAAGGCCGGCACGCAGATCGAGAACATCGACGAGGATTTCCGCGACGGCCTCAAGctgatgctgctgctggaggtgatTTCAG gcGAACGACTGCCCAAACCGGAGCGGGGTAAAATGCGAGTGCACAAAATCAACAACGTCAACAAAGCCCTCGACTTTATCGCCAGCAAAGGCGTCAAGTTGGTCTCGATCGGAGCCGAAG AAATCGTCGATGGCAACGCCAAGATGACGCTGGGCATGATCTGGACCATCATCCTGCGATTCGCCATCCAGGACATCTCGGTGGAAG AGACTTCGGCCAAGGAGGGTTTGTTGCTTTGGTGCCAGAGGAAAACGGCTCCCTACAAAAACGTCAACGTGCAGAACTTCCACATCAG CTGGAAGGACGGTCTCGCGTTCAACGCCTTGATCCACAGGCACAGGCCGGAGCTTATCGAATACGACAAActcagaaag GATGACCCCGTGACGAATCTCAACAACGCCTTCGAAGTGGCCGAAAAATACCTGGACATCCCCAAAATGCTGGACGCGGAGG ACATTGTCAACACAGCTCGCCCCGACGAGAAGGCCATCATGACCTATGTGTCGAGCTTCTACCATGCCTTTTCGGGGGCTCAGAAG GCCGAGACGGCGGCAAATCGCATCTGCAAAGTGTTGGCCGTCAACCAGGAGAACGAGCACCTGATGGAAGACTACGAGAAACTCGCCTCCGAC CTTCTGGAGTGGATCAAACGCACCATCCCTTGGCTGGAGGATCGCAGCCCCCAAAAAACCATCCAGGAGATGCAGCAGAAATTGGAAGATTTCCGCGACTACCGCCGCGTCCACAAACCCCCCAAAGTGCAGGAAAAATGCCAGTTGGAGATCAACTTCAACACCCTCCAGACGAAACTCCGGCTGAGCAACAGACCCGCCTTCATGCCCTCCGAAGGGAAAATGGTCTCG gacaTCAATAACGGGTGGCAGCACTTGGAGCAAGCGGAGAAGGGCTACGAGGAGTGGCTACTGAACGAGATCAGGCGGCTCGAGCGGCTCGACCACCTGGCAGAAAAATTCCGGCAGAAGGCTTCCATCCACGAGGCCTGGACTGAAg ggaagGAGACGATGCTGAAGCAGAAGGACTACGAAACCGCCACCCTCTCAGACATCAAAGCCCTCATCCGGAAACACGAAGCCTTCGAGAGCGACCTGGCGGCGCACCAAGACCGCGTGGAGCAGATCGCCGCCATCGCCCAGGAGCTCAA CGAGCTGGATTACTACGACTCGCCCAGCGTCAACGCTCGGTGCCAGAAAATCTGCGACCAGTGGGATGTTCTGGGCTCTTTGACCCACAGCCGGAGGGAGGCTTTGGAG AAAACGGAGAAGCAGCTGGAAACGATCGACGAGCTGCACTTGGAGTACGCCAAGAGGGCGGCCCCCTTCAATAATTGGATGGAGAGCGCCATGGAGGATCTCCAGGACATGTTCATCGTCCACACCATCGAGGAGATCGAG GGACTGATCGCGGCCCACGACCAGTTCAAGTCCACCCTGCCCGACGCCGACAAGGAACGCGAGGCCATCCTGGGCATCCAACGGGAAGCGCAGCGCATCGCCGACTTCAACAGCATCAAACTCTCCGGGAACAACCCCTACACCTCCGTCACCCCCCAAATCATCAACTCCAAGTGGGAACGG GTGCAGCAGCTGGTCCCCAAGAGGGACCACgcgctgctggaggagcagagcaAGCAGCAATCCAACGAACGCTTGCGGCGGCAGTTCGCCACCCAGGCCAACATCGTGGGGCCCTGGATCCAGACCAAGATGGAG GAGATCGGCCGTATCTCCATCGAGATGCACGGCACGCTGGAGGACCAGCTCAACCACCTCAAGCAATACGAGCAGAGCATCGTCGACTACAAACCCAACCTcgacctgctggagcagcagcaccagctcatCCAGGAAGCGCTCATCTTCGACAACAAACACACCAACTACACCATGGAG cacatcCGCGTGGGCTGGGAGCAGCTTCTCACCACCATCGCTCGCACCATCAACGAGGTGGAGAACCAGATCCTCACCCGCGACGCCAAAGGCATCAGCCAGGAGCAGATGCAGGAGTTCAGAGCCTCCTTCAACCACTTCGACAAG GACCACGGCGGCGCGCTGGGCCCGGAGGAGTTCAAGGCCTGTCTCATCAGCCTGGGCTACGACGTGGAGAACGACCGGCAG GGCGACGCCGAGTTCAACCGCATCATGAGCGTGGTGGATCCCAACAGCAGCGGCACCGTCACCTTCCAGGCCTTCATCGACTTCATGTCCCACGAGACCACGGACACCGACACGGCCGACCAGGTCATCGCCTCCTTCAAAGTTTTAGCCGGCGACAAG AACTACATCACAGCGGAGGagctgcggcgggagctgccccCGGACCAGGCCGAGTACTGCATCGCCCGCATGGCCTCGTACCAGGGCTCCGACACCGTCCCCGGTGCCCTCGACTACAAATCCTTCTCCACCGCCCTCTACGGCGAGAGCGACCTCTGA
- the ACTN4 gene encoding alpha-actinin-4 isoform X4: MVDYHSTGQPYPYGGNGPGPNGDYMAQEDDWDRDLLLDPAWEKQQRKTFTAWCNSHLRKAGTQIENIDEDFRDGLKLMLLLEVISGERLPKPERGKMRVHKINNVNKALDFIASKGVKLVSIGAEEIVDGNAKMTLGMIWTIILRFAIQDISVEETSAKEGLLLWCQRKTAPYKNVNVQNFHISWKDGLAFNALIHRHRPELIEYDKLRKDDPVTNLNNAFEVAEKYLDIPKMLDAEDIVGTLRPDEKAIMTYVSCFYHAFSGAQKAETAANRICKVLAVNQENEHLMEDYEKLASDLLEWIKRTIPWLEDRSPQKTIQEMQQKLEDFRDYRRVHKPPKVQEKCQLEINFNTLQTKLRLSNRPAFMPSEGKMVSDINNGWQHLEQAEKGYEEWLLNEIRRLERLDHLAEKFRQKASIHEAWTEGKETMLKQKDYETATLSDIKALIRKHEAFESDLAAHQDRVEQIAAIAQELNELDYYDSPSVNARCQKICDQWDVLGSLTHSRREALEKTEKQLETIDELHLEYAKRAAPFNNWMESAMEDLQDMFIVHTIEEIEGLIAAHDQFKSTLPDADKEREAILGIQREAQRIADFNSIKLSGNNPYTSVTPQIINSKWERVQQLVPKRDHALLEEQSKQQSNERLRRQFATQANIVGPWIQTKMEEIGRISIEMHGTLEDQLNHLKQYEQSIVDYKPNLDLLEQQHQLIQEALIFDNKHTNYTMEHIRVGWEQLLTTIARTINEVENQILTRDAKGISQEQMQEFRASFNHFDKDHGGALGPEEFKACLISLGYDVENDRQGDAEFNRIMSVVDPNSSGTVTFQAFIDFMSHETTDTDTADQVIASFKVLAGDKNYITAEELRRELPPDQAEYCIARMASYQGSDTVPGALDYKSFSTALYGESDL, encoded by the exons ACCTTCACGGCCTGGTGTAACTCCCACCTGCGGAAGGCCGGCACGCAGATCGAGAACATCGACGAGGATTTCCGCGACGGCCTCAAGctgatgctgctgctggaggtgatTTCAG gcGAACGACTGCCCAAACCGGAGCGGGGTAAAATGCGAGTGCACAAAATCAACAACGTCAACAAAGCCCTCGACTTTATCGCCAGCAAAGGCGTCAAGTTGGTCTCGATCGGAGCCGAAG AAATCGTCGATGGCAACGCCAAGATGACGCTGGGCATGATCTGGACCATCATCCTGCGATTCGCCATCCAGGACATCTCGGTGGAAG AGACTTCGGCCAAGGAGGGTTTGTTGCTTTGGTGCCAGAGGAAAACGGCTCCCTACAAAAACGTCAACGTGCAGAACTTCCACATCAG CTGGAAGGACGGTCTCGCGTTCAACGCCTTGATCCACAGGCACAGGCCGGAGCTTATCGAATACGACAAActcagaaag GATGACCCCGTGACGAATCTCAACAACGCCTTCGAAGTGGCCGAAAAATACCTGGACATCCCCAAAATGCTGGACGCGGAGG ATATTGTAGGCACTCTCAGGCCCGATGAGAAGGCCATCATGACATACGTTTCCTGCTTCTACCACGCTTTCTCGGGTGCTCAGAAG GCCGAGACGGCGGCAAATCGCATCTGCAAAGTGTTGGCCGTCAACCAGGAGAACGAGCACCTGATGGAAGACTACGAGAAACTCGCCTCCGAC CTTCTGGAGTGGATCAAACGCACCATCCCTTGGCTGGAGGATCGCAGCCCCCAAAAAACCATCCAGGAGATGCAGCAGAAATTGGAAGATTTCCGCGACTACCGCCGCGTCCACAAACCCCCCAAAGTGCAGGAAAAATGCCAGTTGGAGATCAACTTCAACACCCTCCAGACGAAACTCCGGCTGAGCAACAGACCCGCCTTCATGCCCTCCGAAGGGAAAATGGTCTCG gacaTCAATAACGGGTGGCAGCACTTGGAGCAAGCGGAGAAGGGCTACGAGGAGTGGCTACTGAACGAGATCAGGCGGCTCGAGCGGCTCGACCACCTGGCAGAAAAATTCCGGCAGAAGGCTTCCATCCACGAGGCCTGGACTGAAg ggaagGAGACGATGCTGAAGCAGAAGGACTACGAAACCGCCACCCTCTCAGACATCAAAGCCCTCATCCGGAAACACGAAGCCTTCGAGAGCGACCTGGCGGCGCACCAAGACCGCGTGGAGCAGATCGCCGCCATCGCCCAGGAGCTCAA CGAGCTGGATTACTACGACTCGCCCAGCGTCAACGCTCGGTGCCAGAAAATCTGCGACCAGTGGGATGTTCTGGGCTCTTTGACCCACAGCCGGAGGGAGGCTTTGGAG AAAACGGAGAAGCAGCTGGAAACGATCGACGAGCTGCACTTGGAGTACGCCAAGAGGGCGGCCCCCTTCAATAATTGGATGGAGAGCGCCATGGAGGATCTCCAGGACATGTTCATCGTCCACACCATCGAGGAGATCGAG GGACTGATCGCGGCCCACGACCAGTTCAAGTCCACCCTGCCCGACGCCGACAAGGAACGCGAGGCCATCCTGGGCATCCAACGGGAAGCGCAGCGCATCGCCGACTTCAACAGCATCAAACTCTCCGGGAACAACCCCTACACCTCCGTCACCCCCCAAATCATCAACTCCAAGTGGGAACGG GTGCAGCAGCTGGTCCCCAAGAGGGACCACgcgctgctggaggagcagagcaAGCAGCAATCCAACGAACGCTTGCGGCGGCAGTTCGCCACCCAGGCCAACATCGTGGGGCCCTGGATCCAGACCAAGATGGAG GAGATCGGCCGTATCTCCATCGAGATGCACGGCACGCTGGAGGACCAGCTCAACCACCTCAAGCAATACGAGCAGAGCATCGTCGACTACAAACCCAACCTcgacctgctggagcagcagcaccagctcatCCAGGAAGCGCTCATCTTCGACAACAAACACACCAACTACACCATGGAG cacatcCGCGTGGGCTGGGAGCAGCTTCTCACCACCATCGCTCGCACCATCAACGAGGTGGAGAACCAGATCCTCACCCGCGACGCCAAAGGCATCAGCCAGGAGCAGATGCAGGAGTTCAGAGCCTCCTTCAACCACTTCGACAAG GACCACGGCGGCGCGCTGGGCCCGGAGGAGTTCAAGGCCTGTCTCATCAGCCTGGGCTACGACGTGGAGAACGACCGGCAG GGCGACGCCGAGTTCAACCGCATCATGAGCGTGGTGGATCCCAACAGCAGCGGCACCGTCACCTTCCAGGCCTTCATCGACTTCATGTCCCACGAGACCACGGACACCGACACGGCCGACCAGGTCATCGCCTCCTTCAAAGTTTTAGCCGGCGACAAG AACTACATCACAGCGGAGGagctgcggcgggagctgccccCGGACCAGGCCGAGTACTGCATCGCCCGCATGGCCTCGTACCAGGGCTCCGACACCGTCCCCGGTGCCCTCGACTACAAATCCTTCTCCACCGCCCTCTACGGCGAGAGCGACCTCTGA
- the ACTN4 gene encoding alpha-actinin-4 isoform X7, translating to MVDYHSTGQPYPYGGNGPGPNGDYMAQEDDWDRDLLLDPAWEKQQRKTFTAWCNSHLRKAGTQIENIDEDFRDGLKLMLLLEVISGERLPKPERGKMRVHKINNVNKALDFIASKGVKLVSIGAEEIVDGNAKMTLGMIWTIILRFAIQDISVEETSAKEGLLLWCQRKTAPYKNVNVQNFHISWKDGLAFNALIHRHRPELIEYDKLRKDDPVTNLNNAFEVAEKYLDIPKMLDAEDIVNTARPDEKAIMTYVSSFYHAFSGAQKAETAANRICKVLAVNQENEHLMEDYEKLASDLLEWIKRTIPWLEDRSPQKTIQEMQQKLEDFRDYRRVHKPPKVQEKCQLEINFNTLQTKLRLSNRPAFMPSEGKMVSDINNGWQHLEQAEKGYEEWLLNEIRRLERLDHLAEKFRQKASIHEAWTEGKETMLKQKDYETATLSDIKALIRKHEAFESDLAAHQDRVEQIAAIAQELNELDYYDSPSVNARCQKICDQWDVLGSLTHSRREALEKTEKQLETIDELHLEYAKRAAPFNNWMESAMEDLQDMFIVHTIEEIEGLIAAHDQFKSTLPDADKEREAILGIQREAQRIADFNSIKLSGNNPYTSVTPQIINSKWERVQQLVPKRDHALLEEQSKQQSNERLRRQFATQANIVGPWIQTKMEEIGRISIEMHGTLEDQLNHLKQYEQSIVDYKPNLDLLEQQHQLIQEALIFDNKHTNYTMEHIRVGWEQLLTTIARTINEVENQILTRDAKGISQEQMQEFRASFNHFDKGDAEFNRIMSVVDPNSSGTVTFQAFIDFMSHETTDTDTADQVIASFKVLAGDKNYITAEELRRELPPDQAEYCIARMASYQGSDTVPGALDYKSFSTALYGESDL from the exons ACCTTCACGGCCTGGTGTAACTCCCACCTGCGGAAGGCCGGCACGCAGATCGAGAACATCGACGAGGATTTCCGCGACGGCCTCAAGctgatgctgctgctggaggtgatTTCAG gcGAACGACTGCCCAAACCGGAGCGGGGTAAAATGCGAGTGCACAAAATCAACAACGTCAACAAAGCCCTCGACTTTATCGCCAGCAAAGGCGTCAAGTTGGTCTCGATCGGAGCCGAAG AAATCGTCGATGGCAACGCCAAGATGACGCTGGGCATGATCTGGACCATCATCCTGCGATTCGCCATCCAGGACATCTCGGTGGAAG AGACTTCGGCCAAGGAGGGTTTGTTGCTTTGGTGCCAGAGGAAAACGGCTCCCTACAAAAACGTCAACGTGCAGAACTTCCACATCAG CTGGAAGGACGGTCTCGCGTTCAACGCCTTGATCCACAGGCACAGGCCGGAGCTTATCGAATACGACAAActcagaaag GATGACCCCGTGACGAATCTCAACAACGCCTTCGAAGTGGCCGAAAAATACCTGGACATCCCCAAAATGCTGGACGCGGAGG ACATTGTCAACACAGCTCGCCCCGACGAGAAGGCCATCATGACCTATGTGTCGAGCTTCTACCATGCCTTTTCGGGGGCTCAGAAG GCCGAGACGGCGGCAAATCGCATCTGCAAAGTGTTGGCCGTCAACCAGGAGAACGAGCACCTGATGGAAGACTACGAGAAACTCGCCTCCGAC CTTCTGGAGTGGATCAAACGCACCATCCCTTGGCTGGAGGATCGCAGCCCCCAAAAAACCATCCAGGAGATGCAGCAGAAATTGGAAGATTTCCGCGACTACCGCCGCGTCCACAAACCCCCCAAAGTGCAGGAAAAATGCCAGTTGGAGATCAACTTCAACACCCTCCAGACGAAACTCCGGCTGAGCAACAGACCCGCCTTCATGCCCTCCGAAGGGAAAATGGTCTCG gacaTCAATAACGGGTGGCAGCACTTGGAGCAAGCGGAGAAGGGCTACGAGGAGTGGCTACTGAACGAGATCAGGCGGCTCGAGCGGCTCGACCACCTGGCAGAAAAATTCCGGCAGAAGGCTTCCATCCACGAGGCCTGGACTGAAg ggaagGAGACGATGCTGAAGCAGAAGGACTACGAAACCGCCACCCTCTCAGACATCAAAGCCCTCATCCGGAAACACGAAGCCTTCGAGAGCGACCTGGCGGCGCACCAAGACCGCGTGGAGCAGATCGCCGCCATCGCCCAGGAGCTCAA CGAGCTGGATTACTACGACTCGCCCAGCGTCAACGCTCGGTGCCAGAAAATCTGCGACCAGTGGGATGTTCTGGGCTCTTTGACCCACAGCCGGAGGGAGGCTTTGGAG AAAACGGAGAAGCAGCTGGAAACGATCGACGAGCTGCACTTGGAGTACGCCAAGAGGGCGGCCCCCTTCAATAATTGGATGGAGAGCGCCATGGAGGATCTCCAGGACATGTTCATCGTCCACACCATCGAGGAGATCGAG GGACTGATCGCGGCCCACGACCAGTTCAAGTCCACCCTGCCCGACGCCGACAAGGAACGCGAGGCCATCCTGGGCATCCAACGGGAAGCGCAGCGCATCGCCGACTTCAACAGCATCAAACTCTCCGGGAACAACCCCTACACCTCCGTCACCCCCCAAATCATCAACTCCAAGTGGGAACGG GTGCAGCAGCTGGTCCCCAAGAGGGACCACgcgctgctggaggagcagagcaAGCAGCAATCCAACGAACGCTTGCGGCGGCAGTTCGCCACCCAGGCCAACATCGTGGGGCCCTGGATCCAGACCAAGATGGAG GAGATCGGCCGTATCTCCATCGAGATGCACGGCACGCTGGAGGACCAGCTCAACCACCTCAAGCAATACGAGCAGAGCATCGTCGACTACAAACCCAACCTcgacctgctggagcagcagcaccagctcatCCAGGAAGCGCTCATCTTCGACAACAAACACACCAACTACACCATGGAG cacatcCGCGTGGGCTGGGAGCAGCTTCTCACCACCATCGCTCGCACCATCAACGAGGTGGAGAACCAGATCCTCACCCGCGACGCCAAAGGCATCAGCCAGGAGCAGATGCAGGAGTTCAGAGCCTCCTTCAACCACTTCGACAAG GGCGACGCCGAGTTCAACCGCATCATGAGCGTGGTGGATCCCAACAGCAGCGGCACCGTCACCTTCCAGGCCTTCATCGACTTCATGTCCCACGAGACCACGGACACCGACACGGCCGACCAGGTCATCGCCTCCTTCAAAGTTTTAGCCGGCGACAAG AACTACATCACAGCGGAGGagctgcggcgggagctgccccCGGACCAGGCCGAGTACTGCATCGCCCGCATGGCCTCGTACCAGGGCTCCGACACCGTCCCCGGTGCCCTCGACTACAAATCCTTCTCCACCGCCCTCTACGGCGAGAGCGACCTCTGA